A stretch of the Capsicum annuum cultivar UCD-10X-F1 chromosome 10, UCD10Xv1.1, whole genome shotgun sequence genome encodes the following:
- the LOC107845275 gene encoding proteasome subunit alpha type-2-A, producing MGDSQYSFSLTTFSPSGKLVQIEHALTAVGSGQTSLGIKAANGVVIATEKKLPSILVDETSVQKIQTLTPNIGVVYSGMGPDSRVLVRKSRKQAEQYYRLYKEPIPVTQLVRETAAVMQEFTQSGGVRPFGVSLLVAGYDDKGPQLYQVDPSGSYFSWKASAMGKNVSNAKTFLEKRYTEELELDDAVHTAILTLKEGFEGQISGKNIEIGIIGNDKVFRVLTPAEIDDYLQEVE from the exons ATGGGTGATAGTCAGTATTCTTTCTCACTTACCACTTTCAG TCCATCTGGAAAGCTGGTTCAGATTGAACATGCCTTGACTGCAGTTGGATCTGGTCAAACGTCACTGGGGATTAAAG CTGCTAATGGTGTTGTAATTGCAACTGAGAAGAAACTACCCTCTATCCTGGTTGATGAAACATCT GTGcaaaagattcaaactttgaCACCAAATATTGGAGTAGTTTACAG CGGCATGGGCCCTGATTCTCGAGTTTTGGTGCGAAAAAGTAGAAAGCAGGCTGAGCAATATTATAGACTCTATAAA GAACCAATACCAGTCACACAACTGGTGAGGGAAACTGCTGCTGTCATGCAGGAATTCACCCAATCAGG TGGTGTAAGGCCATTCGGTGTTTCACTCTTGGTTGCGGGGTATGATGACAAGGGTCCTCAGCTATATCAG gTGGATCCATCAGGTTCTTACTTTTCTTGGAAGGCCTCAGCCATGGGGAAGAATGTGTCTAATGCGAAGACGTTTCTAGAGAAGAG GTACACTGAGGAATTGGAACTTGATGATGCCGTACACACTGCTATACTTACCCTGAAAGAGGG ATTTGAGGGGCAGATCTCCGGAAAAAACATCGAGATTGGCATCATTGGTAATGACAAAGTATTCAG AGTTCTAACACCAGCTGAAATCGACGATTACCTACAAGAAGTGGAATAG
- the LOC107845276 gene encoding 14-3-3 protein 9 isoform X1 — MAAAASKERENFVYLAKLAEQAERYDEMVDAMKKVANMDVELTVEERNLLSVGYKNVVGARRASWRILSSIEQKEESRGNEHNAKRIKEYRHKVETELTNICNDIMTVIDEHLIPSCPAGESSVFYYKMKGDYYRYLAEFKSSDDKKEVSDLSLKAYQSATTTAEAELPPTHPIRLGLALNFSVFYYEILNSPERACHLAKQAFDEAISELDTLNEESYKDSTLIMQLLRDNLTLWTSDIPEDPEDAQKGDATTSKTGPEGAE; from the exons ATGGCGGCGGCTGCATCTAAAGAACGTGAGAACTTCGTCTACCTCGCTAAACTTGCTGAACAAGCTGAACGATATGATG AGATGGTTGATGCAATGAAGAAGGTCGCAAATATGGACGTTGAATTGACTGTGGAGGAGAGGAATTTGCTTTCTGTTGGGTATAAGAATGTCGTAGGTGCGAGGAGAGCATCATGGAGGATCTTATCCTCTATTGAGCAGAAGGAGGAGTCGAGAGGAAATGAGCATAATGCAAAACGGATCAAGGAGTACCGTCATAAGGTTGAAACAGAGCTTACCAACATTTGCAATGATATCATGACTGTGATTGATGAGCATCTTATTCCCTCGTGTCCTGCTGGCGAATCGTCTGTATTTTACTATAAGAT GAAAGGGGATTATTATCGCTATCTTGCAGAGTTCAAAAGCAGTGATGATAAGAAAGAAGTTTCTGATCTTTCATTGAAGGCATATCAG TCAGCTACAACTACCGCTGAGGCTGAATTACCACCTACCCACCCCATTAGGTTGGGTTTGGCTTTGAATTTCTCTGTTTTCTACTATGAGATCCTGAACTCTCCTGAAAG GGCATGCCACCTTGCAAAGCAGGCTTTTGATGAAGCAATATCAGAGTTGGATACCCTGAATGAGGAGTCCTACAAAGATAGCACCTTGATTATGCAGCTTCTGAGGGACAATCTCACCTTGTGGACTTCTGATATTCCAGAGGATCCAG AAGATGCCCAAAAGGGAGATGCTACCACAAGCAAAACTGGACCTGAGGGCGCCGAG tga
- the LOC107845276 gene encoding 14-3-3 protein 9 isoform X2 — protein sequence MAAAASKERENFVYLAKLAEQAERYDEMVDAMKKVANMDVELTVEERNLLSVGYKNVVGARRASWRILSSIEQKEESRGNEHNAKRIKEYRHKVETELTNICNDIMTVIDEHLIPSCPAGESSVFYYKMKGDYYRYLAEFKSSDDKKEVSDLSLKAYQSATTTAEAELPPTHPIRLGLALNFSVFYYEILNSPERACHLAKQAFDEAISELDTLNEESYKDSTLIMQLLRDNLTLWTSDIPEDPDAQKGDATTSKTGPEGAE from the exons ATGGCGGCGGCTGCATCTAAAGAACGTGAGAACTTCGTCTACCTCGCTAAACTTGCTGAACAAGCTGAACGATATGATG AGATGGTTGATGCAATGAAGAAGGTCGCAAATATGGACGTTGAATTGACTGTGGAGGAGAGGAATTTGCTTTCTGTTGGGTATAAGAATGTCGTAGGTGCGAGGAGAGCATCATGGAGGATCTTATCCTCTATTGAGCAGAAGGAGGAGTCGAGAGGAAATGAGCATAATGCAAAACGGATCAAGGAGTACCGTCATAAGGTTGAAACAGAGCTTACCAACATTTGCAATGATATCATGACTGTGATTGATGAGCATCTTATTCCCTCGTGTCCTGCTGGCGAATCGTCTGTATTTTACTATAAGAT GAAAGGGGATTATTATCGCTATCTTGCAGAGTTCAAAAGCAGTGATGATAAGAAAGAAGTTTCTGATCTTTCATTGAAGGCATATCAG TCAGCTACAACTACCGCTGAGGCTGAATTACCACCTACCCACCCCATTAGGTTGGGTTTGGCTTTGAATTTCTCTGTTTTCTACTATGAGATCCTGAACTCTCCTGAAAG GGCATGCCACCTTGCAAAGCAGGCTTTTGATGAAGCAATATCAGAGTTGGATACCCTGAATGAGGAGTCCTACAAAGATAGCACCTTGATTATGCAGCTTCTGAGGGACAATCTCACCTTGTGGACTTCTGATATTCCAGAGGATCCAG ATGCCCAAAAGGGAGATGCTACCACAAGCAAAACTGGACCTGAGGGCGCCGAG tga
- the LOC107845276 gene encoding 14-3-3 protein 9 isoform X3: protein MVDAMKKVANMDVELTVEERNLLSVGYKNVVGARRASWRILSSIEQKEESRGNEHNAKRIKEYRHKVETELTNICNDIMTVIDEHLIPSCPAGESSVFYYKMKGDYYRYLAEFKSSDDKKEVSDLSLKAYQSATTTAEAELPPTHPIRLGLALNFSVFYYEILNSPERACHLAKQAFDEAISELDTLNEESYKDSTLIMQLLRDNLTLWTSDIPEDPEDAQKGDATTSKTGPEGAE from the exons ATGGTTGATGCAATGAAGAAGGTCGCAAATATGGACGTTGAATTGACTGTGGAGGAGAGGAATTTGCTTTCTGTTGGGTATAAGAATGTCGTAGGTGCGAGGAGAGCATCATGGAGGATCTTATCCTCTATTGAGCAGAAGGAGGAGTCGAGAGGAAATGAGCATAATGCAAAACGGATCAAGGAGTACCGTCATAAGGTTGAAACAGAGCTTACCAACATTTGCAATGATATCATGACTGTGATTGATGAGCATCTTATTCCCTCGTGTCCTGCTGGCGAATCGTCTGTATTTTACTATAAGAT GAAAGGGGATTATTATCGCTATCTTGCAGAGTTCAAAAGCAGTGATGATAAGAAAGAAGTTTCTGATCTTTCATTGAAGGCATATCAG TCAGCTACAACTACCGCTGAGGCTGAATTACCACCTACCCACCCCATTAGGTTGGGTTTGGCTTTGAATTTCTCTGTTTTCTACTATGAGATCCTGAACTCTCCTGAAAG GGCATGCCACCTTGCAAAGCAGGCTTTTGATGAAGCAATATCAGAGTTGGATACCCTGAATGAGGAGTCCTACAAAGATAGCACCTTGATTATGCAGCTTCTGAGGGACAATCTCACCTTGTGGACTTCTGATATTCCAGAGGATCCAG AAGATGCCCAAAAGGGAGATGCTACCACAAGCAAAACTGGACCTGAGGGCGCCGAG tga
- the LOC107845276 gene encoding 14-3-3 protein 9 isoform X4, giving the protein MVDAMKKVANMDVELTVEERNLLSVGYKNVVGARRASWRILSSIEQKEESRGNEHNAKRIKEYRHKVETELTNICNDIMTVIDEHLIPSCPAGESSVFYYKMKGDYYRYLAEFKSSDDKKEVSDLSLKAYQSATTTAEAELPPTHPIRLGLALNFSVFYYEILNSPERACHLAKQAFDEAISELDTLNEESYKDSTLIMQLLRDNLTLWTSDIPEDPDAQKGDATTSKTGPEGAE; this is encoded by the exons ATGGTTGATGCAATGAAGAAGGTCGCAAATATGGACGTTGAATTGACTGTGGAGGAGAGGAATTTGCTTTCTGTTGGGTATAAGAATGTCGTAGGTGCGAGGAGAGCATCATGGAGGATCTTATCCTCTATTGAGCAGAAGGAGGAGTCGAGAGGAAATGAGCATAATGCAAAACGGATCAAGGAGTACCGTCATAAGGTTGAAACAGAGCTTACCAACATTTGCAATGATATCATGACTGTGATTGATGAGCATCTTATTCCCTCGTGTCCTGCTGGCGAATCGTCTGTATTTTACTATAAGAT GAAAGGGGATTATTATCGCTATCTTGCAGAGTTCAAAAGCAGTGATGATAAGAAAGAAGTTTCTGATCTTTCATTGAAGGCATATCAG TCAGCTACAACTACCGCTGAGGCTGAATTACCACCTACCCACCCCATTAGGTTGGGTTTGGCTTTGAATTTCTCTGTTTTCTACTATGAGATCCTGAACTCTCCTGAAAG GGCATGCCACCTTGCAAAGCAGGCTTTTGATGAAGCAATATCAGAGTTGGATACCCTGAATGAGGAGTCCTACAAAGATAGCACCTTGATTATGCAGCTTCTGAGGGACAATCTCACCTTGTGGACTTCTGATATTCCAGAGGATCCAG ATGCCCAAAAGGGAGATGCTACCACAAGCAAAACTGGACCTGAGGGCGCCGAG tga
- the LOC107845278 gene encoding uncharacterized protein LOC107845278, whose protein sequence is MAFTFKLNTCNPIFFTITNTSSYDPLLKNARRSGFLSFRFSASTTSSGSTAAEAFEEGELERPKWAGETPLSRLVGALISIKPLFSVLKLGARQVFISTAEKTSIPWREMTKEILDSDVYKELESIENPAIVYPDYYLNPFHAYDEGNLSWLAAAEVEAATMSMVRRAIPYASSLDEANQIVRGNWLDAIEKHHQQYSADFSIRDILDIGCSAGVSTGYIADKYPSAKVTGLDLSPYFLSVAQYKEKKRNQRKNPISWIHANGEDTGLPSESFDLVSIAYVFHECPERAIRNIVKESFRLLRPGGTIAITDNSPKSKILQELPPVLFTLMKSTEPFLDEYYLTDLERVMKDTGFANVQTVLTDPRHRTVTATVPY, encoded by the exons ATGGCCTTCACCTTCAAGCTCAACACATGTAATCCAATTTTCTTCACCATAACCAACACTTCAAGCTACGACCCATTACTGAAGAATGCAAGAAGAAGTGGATTTTTGAGTTTCAGATTTTCTGCTTCAACGACGAGTAGTGGAAGTACTGCTGCAGAGGCATTTGAAGAAGGAGAACTTGAAAGGCCAAAATGGGCAGGAGAAACACCGCTTTCGCGTCTCGTTGGAGCTCTCATTTCCATTAAGCCATTGTTTTCTGTGCTTAAACTTGGTGCTAGACAGGTTTTTATAAG TACAGCTGAGAAAACAAGCATTCCATGGAGAGAGATGACAAAGGAGATACTCGATTCGGATGTTTACAAAGAGCTGGAGAGCATTGAGAATCCTGCTATTGTATACCCTGATT ATTATCTCAATCCCTTCCACGCATATGATGAGGGCAATCTCTCCTGGCTG GCTGCAGCTGAAGTAGAGGCCGCAACTATGTCGATGGTGAGAAGAGCAATACCTTATGCGTCCTCACTTGATGAAGCAAACCAGATAGTACGCGGAAATTGGCTTGATGCAATCGAAAAACATCATCAGCAATATTCAGCAGACTTCTCAATCAGAGACATTCTTGACATTGGATGCTCTGCTGGTGTGAGCACAGGATACATTGCAGACAAATATCCTTCTGCTAAAGTTACC GGTTTGGATCTCTCACCTTATTTTCTTTCGGTTGctcaatataaagaaaagaagagaaaccAGAGAAAGAATCCTATCAGCTGGATACACGCAAACGGTGAAGACACTGGCTTGCCTTCCGAATCATTTGACCTCGTTTCAATTGCTTATGTG TTTCATGAATGTCCTGAAAGAGCAATACGAAATATAGTGAAAGAGTCATTCCGGCTGCTTCGGCCTGGAGGAACTATTGCTATAACTGATAACTCG CCAAAGTCGAAGATTCTTCAG GAACTACCACCAGTGTTGTTTACATTGATGAAGAGTACTGAACCTTTTCTGGATGAATACTACTTGACTGATCTTGAAAGAGTGATGAAGGATACTGGTTTTGCCAATGTACAAACTGTTCTCACTGATCCTAGACATAGAACCGTTACAGCCACCGTGCCTTACTAG